A region from the Aegilops tauschii subsp. strangulata cultivar AL8/78 chromosome 5, Aet v6.0, whole genome shotgun sequence genome encodes:
- the LOC109738887 gene encoding uncharacterized protein, producing the protein MACLEHSSLVHNLTSQKNKLQETYEKLVEDVNNLLDTQDNIPKENEVQQGEHEEITPPLDNNISALKEQLGAMDAENKELKQKVDQLKSIQVAQGNVIRNLKFAHLKEKEKLSTERRNLEFHIADLVKASDKNKRKLKDIKDICDEE; encoded by the coding sequence ATGGCATGTCTGGAACATTCATCACTTGTCCACAATCTCACATCACAGAAGAACAAGCTACAGGAGACTTATGAGAAGCTTGTTGAGGATGTGAACAACCTACTTGATACCCAGGACAATATTCCCAAGGAAAATGAAGTCCAACAAGGTGAACATGAGGAGATCACTCCTCCTTTGGACAACAATATTTCAGCTTTGAAGGAACAGCTGGGTGCAATGGATGCTGAGAACAAAGAACTGAAGCAAAAGGTTGACCAGTTGAAGAGCATTCAGGTTGCCCAAGGTAATGTGATTAGGAATCTGAAGTTTGCTCATTTGAAGGAGAAGGAAAAGTTGAGCACTGAGAGGAGGAATTTGGAGTTTCACATTGCTGATCTTGTCAAAGCTAGTGACAAGAACAAGAGAAAGCTGAAGGACATCAAGGATATTTGCGATGAAGAGTGA